A region of Pseudorasbora parva isolate DD20220531a chromosome 14, ASM2467924v1, whole genome shotgun sequence DNA encodes the following proteins:
- the lsm7 gene encoding U6 snRNA-associated Sm-like protein LSm7 isoform X2, translating to MADKDKKKKESIFDLSKYIDKHIRVKFQGGREASGVLKGFDPLLNLVLDGTIEYMRDPDDQYKLTEDTRQLGLVVCRGTSVVLICPQDGMEAIPNPFIQQQDG from the exons ATGGCG GATAAAGATAAGAAAAAGAAGGAGAGCATTTTTGATTTGTCGAAATACATCGACAAACATATAAGAGTTAAGTTCCAAGGAGGTCGTGAAG CTAGCGGTGTCTTAAAAGGCTTCGACCCGCTGTTGAATCTTGTGTTGGATGGCACCATTGAATACATGCGAG ATCCGGATGATCAGTACAAGCTGACCGAAGACACCAGACAGCTCGGTCTGGTTGTTTGTCGAGGGACGTCCGTCGTGCTTATCTGTCCACAGGACGGGATGGAGGCCATTCCAAACCCTTTCATTCAACAGCAGGATGGATAA
- the lsm7 gene encoding U6 snRNA-associated Sm-like protein LSm7 isoform X1, with protein sequence MGFINKHDKDKKKKESIFDLSKYIDKHIRVKFQGGREASGVLKGFDPLLNLVLDGTIEYMRDPDDQYKLTEDTRQLGLVVCRGTSVVLICPQDGMEAIPNPFIQQQDG encoded by the exons ATGGGGTTTATAAACAAACAT GATAAAGATAAGAAAAAGAAGGAGAGCATTTTTGATTTGTCGAAATACATCGACAAACATATAAGAGTTAAGTTCCAAGGAGGTCGTGAAG CTAGCGGTGTCTTAAAAGGCTTCGACCCGCTGTTGAATCTTGTGTTGGATGGCACCATTGAATACATGCGAG ATCCGGATGATCAGTACAAGCTGACCGAAGACACCAGACAGCTCGGTCTGGTTGTTTGTCGAGGGACGTCCGTCGTGCTTATCTGTCCACAGGACGGGATGGAGGCCATTCCAAACCCTTTCATTCAACAGCAGGATGGATAA